Below is a window of Synechococcus sp. PCC 7335 DNA.
AGATGAAGATTTTCTAGCGCAGTCTTTGGCAGTCGATCCAGACGCGATCGCCTTTATCAGCTATACCTACTATGAAACTAATCGCGATCAGCTTAGGCTCGTCTCAATTAACGGCAACAGTCCGACTAGAGGCGACTATCCATTTATCCAAACTCTCTTTCTCTACGTAGACGCAAATACGCTTCGCTCCTCTTCACCAGTCTCCATCTTCCTCAACTTTTTTCTCACCCACGTTAATGAACAGATGTCGCCGTTAGGCTACTTCTCTTTGCCTCAAAAACAGCTAGATGAGACAAAAAAAGCTTTCCTTTCTCTTTTAGACGGTACAACAAAGTAAGGCATTCTGAGGGTGCGAGCAGGGCATCTCAGAATACCAAGGAAAGGCTGCGCGGGTTTTTGAAACACAGCCAGATTGGCAGGAATACCGTCACTTCAGCACCTTTTTGCAACACGGCCCATATTTCTACCTAATCTGTTATTCAAAGTAATTAAGTAGAATTTTCCCATCTATTTTCCATCTAGAACATAATTAGGCGGTCTCGAATTAACGATAGTACCCTCGAGGGTACTGTTCGATTTACATAAGCTTTTTTAGACTAAGATATCTGACTGAACGTATATCTGATTGAACTTTGAGGGTTTGAGATCTAACCGAAAATATAGTCCTCGATTGAACCACGTTGCTTTGCATTCTGCTTGGTTCCCACCTCAAAATCTATGAGGAATAGCGAAGGCTGAGTAGTAAGTAAGGTTCTGTTGACATTTTGAAAGTTCGACATCACTCTTTTTATGGAAGCTGTCATGACTGATAAAAAACGACCCATATCGCTGAAGCAGGCGAGAGAATTGTATCAGTATAACTACAATCATATTGAACCTATCGGGATGCAGGATGAGCTAATCGATCTAGAATTGCCATCGGATGAATGGGTCGTTAAGGCTCTCAAGGTAGGATATGCTCTGATTTTAAGTGCTGATCAGAAATCTAGAGAGGCTGACGCACAGGCTTTGAATGATAGCTTTCAATCTGGAAAGGTGGAGGATAACAGGAAAAAAATCCTAGGTAGGGCAAATAGTTTTGGGGAGCTTGGAATTAGAAAAACTGTTAAACCCTTTAGAAGTAAGTTTGAGTTACTTTTTCTAGGCTCCGTAATTGTTAATACTCTAAGTAGGGTCTTTGGAACTTGGCAATTCCTGGAGTTGATCAGGATTGCTCTGTTCAATATTCCTTCAATCCTAAAGATAACTTTCCTTATTTTGTTTGAGTGGAAAGGGGCTCCTCCGACAGTAGATGACCTCGAAAAAATTCTTAGAACCCCTTTACTAGAAGCTTTGTATAAAGAGTTTCTCGAGCAAGGTGTCCTTGGCATCGGTGAGACATTCGATAATTTTACAGCGATGCAGGATCGAGCAGAGCTGAAGAAATTGAAGCAAGAAGCCCAGCAGAGAAGTATGCGAGTCCTTAGTCTTGAGGCCATTGAGCATGAAAATGAAGAAGCTCAAAAGGAAGCAAGTAAGCGATTTAAGGATGGACCGTCCCTTTCTCATTTGCCTGAGTACTACTTTACGCAGCTTAATGAGTTTTTAGAATTGTTCCCCGACCAGAACCAGCCTGAGAATGTTAAAAACTTCCCACTGCCTGCAATTGCTGAAAACTTAGAAGATGATGAGATGTTTGCCTACATGCGCGTGGCGGGACCTAATCCCGTTTGGCTAGAGCGCGTATGTAAAAACGATCCTATTTTGACTAAGTTTCCAGTTACTGATGAACAATACCAAGCAGTCATGGGGACTAAAGATGATCTTGAAAGGGCAATTACCGAAGGCCGACTGTACGCGGTAGATTATGCGTTGTTAGAGAGTGTTATAGAAGGGGGGACTTTCGTTGATTCTACCCCTGAGCAGCCTGAACAGCAAAAGTATCTCTATGCTGCTATGGCATTGTTCGCTGTTCCAGATATTAGTCAATCCGAAGAACAGTTTCTCAGACCCATTGCTATTCAATGTGGGCAGGATCCAACGACTCACCCGATTCTTACTCCGGCATCTGGTCGGTATGCCTGGTTAGCCGCTAAAACAGCAGTGCAAATTGCTGACGCCAACATCCACGAAGCCATTACTCATCTTGCGCGTACTCATTTGTTGATCGAGCCCTTTATTGTAGCAACTCACCGCCAACTTCCAGAAGCTCATAAGGTGCATCGCTTACTGTCTCATCATTTTGAAGGGACGATCTTGATTAATTTTGGGGCCTGGAAAATCTTGGTGGCTCCTGGGCATGGGGTGAATGCTTTATTGTCCGCAACAATTGATCAGTCTCGAACTCTTGCTGTTCAGGGGTTATACATGCGAGGATTTAACGATGAGATGCTGCCTAAACGCATTGATGATAGAGGTGTTGGAGATTGTAAAGCACTACCAATTTATCCCTATCGTGATGATGGTTTAGCTTTATGGAATGCAATTCATGAGTGGGTGGATAGTTATATTCGCACTTACTATGAATCTGATAATGCAGTTGCCTCTGATGAGGCTCTGCAAAATTGGGGAGCTGAGCTTGTCTCGTTTGATGGTGGTCGTGTTAGAGACTTTGGCAATGATGGGAATGGAGCAATCACCAGCCTAGAGTATCTTGTCGATGCCCTTACTCTGATTGTTTTCACTAGTAGTGTTCAACATGCTGCGGTAAATTTTCCTCAACGAGGGATTATGAGCTTCGCCCCTGCTATGCCGACAGCAGGATACTTACCTGCTGACCAAATTCCAGGAATTGATTCTGAAGCGAAATATTGTCAGTTGCTTCCCCCTAAAGACATGGCTCGACGGCAGTTCCTGATTCTCCAAATTCTAGGTGGCGTTTACCATACTCAGTTAGGTGACTATCCTTCCAATTCTTTTGGTGCTGATGTCAAAGGTGCTCAACAGGCTTTTCAACAAGCACTAGAAGAAATAGATAGTCGAATTGACAAGAGAAATCATGAGTTTCCTAGCAAGTTCAATTACACTTATCTCAAGTCATACAATATTCCTCAAAGTATCAATATCTAATTGCGTTCCTGTATCAATCCTAGGCTATAAATAGTGCTGTTTTAGGCGATTGTTCGTAGTTGAAAAATGTGTAGGGAGATTAAATTCAATGAGTGTCAGTCTGCATAGTTTTTTGTCAGCATCACCCTTAATGCTATTAAGTTGGTTTGGTGGAGTCGTAATTGTAGGATTGTTGCTCTCTCAAATTTTTCAACGTGGAGAGTCCGAGAGTCGGGCTTCGATATTTGAACGGTTGTTGAACGGGTTCCAGATTTGGGCGTTGCAAAATCCTAAAAACCTCTTGAGCCGATCTATGCTGCCGATCATCAGCGTTGTTGAAGGAGGGGTGGCTAATATGCCCACATATCTCGATGCAAAACGACTCGTGTTCGGCTCTAACTTCTGTTGTGCAGGGCAGGTGGTGATGGGCGAATTTAGTACGCTTGAAACTGCTCTAACCTCTCCCCAAGCGCGTACTTGGCGGCTAGGAACATCGCCATTGGATTCTCATGCCTCTCCTGATTTGGATACGGGAGGGCGCAACGTTTTTTTACTGTCGTTGTCTGATGCTGATGCGGGGGGGGCGGGCGACCACGAATTTTTCAGGCAGAT
It encodes the following:
- a CDS encoding lipoxygenase family protein produces the protein MTDKKRPISLKQARELYQYNYNHIEPIGMQDELIDLELPSDEWVVKALKVGYALILSADQKSREADAQALNDSFQSGKVEDNRKKILGRANSFGELGIRKTVKPFRSKFELLFLGSVIVNTLSRVFGTWQFLELIRIALFNIPSILKITFLILFEWKGAPPTVDDLEKILRTPLLEALYKEFLEQGVLGIGETFDNFTAMQDRAELKKLKQEAQQRSMRVLSLEAIEHENEEAQKEASKRFKDGPSLSHLPEYYFTQLNEFLELFPDQNQPENVKNFPLPAIAENLEDDEMFAYMRVAGPNPVWLERVCKNDPILTKFPVTDEQYQAVMGTKDDLERAITEGRLYAVDYALLESVIEGGTFVDSTPEQPEQQKYLYAAMALFAVPDISQSEEQFLRPIAIQCGQDPTTHPILTPASGRYAWLAAKTAVQIADANIHEAITHLARTHLLIEPFIVATHRQLPEAHKVHRLLSHHFEGTILINFGAWKILVAPGHGVNALLSATIDQSRTLAVQGLYMRGFNDEMLPKRIDDRGVGDCKALPIYPYRDDGLALWNAIHEWVDSYIRTYYESDNAVASDEALQNWGAELVSFDGGRVRDFGNDGNGAITSLEYLVDALTLIVFTSSVQHAAVNFPQRGIMSFAPAMPTAGYLPADQIPGIDSEAKYCQLLPPKDMARRQFLILQILGGVYHTQLGDYPSNSFGADVKGAQQAFQQALEEIDSRIDKRNHEFPSKFNYTYLKSYNIPQSINI